In Primulina huaijiensis isolate GDHJ02 chromosome 4, ASM1229523v2, whole genome shotgun sequence, a genomic segment contains:
- the LOC140975422 gene encoding transcription and mRNA export factor ENY2-like, with amino-acid sequence MRASVKRPPTPDAEIEPDREPSLQEIVNMKLIESGEKERLKDLLRERLVECGWKDEMKALCREFARKKGRNNVTVDDLINAITPKGRASVPDTVKAEMLQRIRSFLASIAL; translated from the exons AT GAGGGCGTCAGTTAAACGTCCGCCAACTCCGGATGCTGAAATCGAGCCGGATCGTGAACCATCCCTGCAGGAAATTGTCAACATGAAG TTGATTGAGAGCGGGGAAAAGGAACGGCTGAAGGATCTACTCAGGGAAAGGCTCGTCGAGTGCGGCTGGAAGGATGAGATGAAAGCTCTTTGCAG GGAATTTGCGAGGAAGAAGGGAAGGAATAATGTAACTGTTGATGACCTTATCAATGCCATAACCCCAAAAGGAAGAG CATCTGTCCCCGACACGGTTAAAGCAGAAATGTTGCAGCGAATCCGTTCATTTCTTGCATCAATTGCTCTGTAA
- the LOC140975420 gene encoding uncharacterized protein isoform X2, protein MAAQEEEDSMAMDPHQLEIPTRRVKNIMKLDKDINKVNSEALHLIACSTELFIEFLAEKSARVALEKKKKTIRLEHLRVAVKRHQPTGDFLLSSLPKPSMPYDQQLPKDRVKTGPSGKPVPFSTRRIDAFFQK, encoded by the exons ATGGCAGCACAGGAGGAAGAAGATAGCATGGCTATGGATCCGCACCAGCTCGAGATCCCGACTCGCCGAGTGAAGAACATCATGAAACTTGATAAGGATATCAACAAGGTCAACTCCGAAGCCTTGCATCTTATCGCCTGCTCTACCGAGCTTTTCATCGAATTCCTCGCCGAAAAATCGGCGCGCGTCGCgttggagaagaagaagaagaccaTACGGTTGGAACACTTGCGAGTTGCGGTGAAAAGACACCAGCCGACCGGGGATTTTCTCCTCAGTTCTCTCCCGAAGCCTTCTATGCCTTATGATCAGCAGCTTCCGAAGGATCGGGTGAAAACTGGACCCTCTGGAAAGCCGGTTCCTTTTTCCACGCGTAGAATTGACGCTTTCTTTCAGAAAT ga
- the LOC140975418 gene encoding 65-kDa microtubule-associated protein 8, with protein MGSFQEYNGTGSSALLETSCGYLLQELEMIWDEVGEDNNIREKILHELEQECLEVYRRKVDTASMSRARLHQQLAESEAEFTHLLLSLGERSLPGRPEKMTGTLTEQLNAITPALREMQLRKEERVKQFRVVQGQTHKISAEIAGWTEYNDTSTVLVNENDLSLKKLEECQAELQRLHREKSDRLQRVENYICNIRDLSATLGMDSSQIITKAHPSLNELSGLSKNISDDIFKKLDSIVKSLEAEKQVRIDKLQQLGKALANLWNLMDTPFEDRQKFLHITSLSSISSDEIFTPGSLDLDFVQQAETEVKRLDQLKASKMKQFFFKKQTELEEICSRSHMEVPSKFEMEKIINQINSGEIDHADLLTSMDEQISRAKEEAFSRKVIMEKVEKWILACDEERWLEDYIRDENRYSVSRGAHKNLKRAERARVMVNKIPALVDLLISKTKYWEEERKNVFLYDEVSLLAMLEEYKILRKEREEEKQRQRELKKAQSKVVIEQDSPFGTRPSTSSWRNSDGSLNGGFSNGTPVNRKLSMGLQQMGPNIMNSPAQGISFRKGGKKTYRPRISPRKGFASHLREDTVSVVSSYSGPFSP; from the exons ATGGGGTCATTCCAAGAGTACAACGGAACGGGAAGTTCGGCATTGCTGGAGACATCTTGTGGATATTTACTACAAGAATTAGAG ATGATATGGGATGAAGTTGGAGAAGATAACAATATCAGGGAAAAGATTTTACATGAACTTGAACAGGAATGCCTTGAAGTTTATAGAAGGAAAGTAGACACTGCCAGCATGTCACGAGCTCGACTGCATCAGCAACTTGCAGAATCTGAGGCTGAATTTACTCATCTACTTCTGTCACTCGGCGAAAGATCACTCCCTGGAAGA CCAGAGAAAATGACTGGAACACTTACGGAACAGCTAAATGCTATAACCCCAGCATTACGTGAGATGCAGTTGAGAAAAGAAGAGAGAGTAAAGCAATTTCGTGTGGTGCAAGGTCAAACCCATAAAATTTCTGCAGAAATAGCCGGTTGGACAGAGTACAATGATACATCTACTGTCCTGGTAAACGAAAATGATCTTTCTTTGAAGAAACTTGAAGAGTGTCAGGCTGAGCTTCAGAGACTTCACCGTGAAAAG AGTGACAGGCTTCAGAgagtagaaaattatatatgcaaCATCAGAGACTTGTCAGCCACTTTGGGAATGGATTCCTCCCAGATAATAACCAAAGCACATCCAAGCTTGAATGAATTGTCAGGCTTATCAAAGAACATCAGCgacgatatttttaaaaaacttgacAGTATAGTGAAGTCTCTTGAAGCAGAAAAACAAGTGCGAATTGAtaag CTTCAACAGCTTGGCAAAGCACTGGCTAACTTGTGGAATCTCATGGATACGCCGTTCGAAGACCGTCAAAAATTTCTTCATATCACAAGTCTATCATCAATTTCATCAGATGAAATATTCACCCCTGGAAGCCTTGATCTGGATTTTGTTCAACAG GCTGAGACCGAAGTTAAGAGACTGGATCAGTTAAAAGCAAGCAAGATGAAACAGTTCTTCTTCAAAAAACAAACAGAGCTTGAGGAGATATGCAGTCGATCACACATGGAagttccttcaaaattcgaaatGGAAAAAATAATCAACCAAATAAATTCTG GGGAAATCGATCATGCCGATCTCCTCACAAGTATGGATGAACAGATATCTAGAGCAAAAGAAGAAGCTTTCAGTCGCAAGGTAATCATGGAGAAAGTGGAAAAATGGATATTAGCCTGTGATGAGGAGAGATGGCTGGAAGACTATATAAGG GACGAAAATCGGTACTCAGTCAGCAGGGGGGCACACAAGAACCTTAAAAGAGCAGAACGTGCAAGAGTGATGGTCAACAAGATACCAG CTTTGGTGGATTTGCTGATATCCAAGACAAAATACTgggaagaagaaagaaagaatgTTTTCCTGTATGATGAG GTTTCTCTACTAGCAATGCTGGAAGAATACAAAATTTTGAGGAAGGAAAGGGAAGAGGAAAAACAAAGACAAAGG GAACTAAAGAAGGCACAAAGTAAAGTAGTAATTGAACAAGATAGCCCTTTTGGAACAAGGCCAAGTACCAGTAGTTGGCGCAATTCAGATGGAAGCTTGAATGGAGGTTTTAGCAATGGTACCCCTGTGAATAGAAAGCTTTCAATGGGTTTACAGCAGATGGGACCAAACATCATGAACTCACCAGCACAAGGCATATCTTTTAGAAAAGGAGGAAAGAAGACATATAGACCAAGAATAAGTCCTCGAAAAGGCTTTGCTTCACATCTTAGAGAAGATACAGTTTCTGTTGTCTCATCATATTCTGGCCCCTTTTCACCCTAG
- the LOC140975420 gene encoding uncharacterized protein isoform X1, protein MAAQEEEDSMAMDPHQLEIPTRRVKNIMKLDKDINKVNSEALHLIACSTELFIEFLAEKSARVALEKKKKTIRLEHLRVAVKRHQPTGDFLLSSLPKPSMPYDQQLPKDRVKTGPSGKPVPFSTRRIDAFFQKCT, encoded by the coding sequence ATGGCAGCACAGGAGGAAGAAGATAGCATGGCTATGGATCCGCACCAGCTCGAGATCCCGACTCGCCGAGTGAAGAACATCATGAAACTTGATAAGGATATCAACAAGGTCAACTCCGAAGCCTTGCATCTTATCGCCTGCTCTACCGAGCTTTTCATCGAATTCCTCGCCGAAAAATCGGCGCGCGTCGCgttggagaagaagaagaagaccaTACGGTTGGAACACTTGCGAGTTGCGGTGAAAAGACACCAGCCGACCGGGGATTTTCTCCTCAGTTCTCTCCCGAAGCCTTCTATGCCTTATGATCAGCAGCTTCCGAAGGATCGGGTGAAAACTGGACCCTCTGGAAAGCCGGTTCCTTTTTCCACGCGTAGAATTGACGCTTTCTTTCAGAAATGTACTTAA